GAGGAGGAGGAATGCGTCGTGGAGGAACGGGAATGAATGGGGGGAACAGTGACCTTCCTGCGCAAAGTTTCGGCTCTGGAAATACATCCTTTAATACAGGAAGCCAAAATCCGATCGAATTACAATAAAAATATAAAATAAATGAAAAAAATAGGAATCATAGTTTTAATACTATGTATGCAAATAACCTTTGCACAGGTGAACCGTTTTGTATATCAGGTAACTATGAAATCTGATGCTACAAATAAAAATGATGTAAAAACAGAGAATGCTTATTTGGATATCTCACAGGATAAATCTGTTTTTTATTCAGAAAACAGGATAAAAAGAGATTCGATTATACAAAATACTTTCCAAAGTGGTGGAGCGAGGGGCTTTAACAGAGATCAAATGGAAAGCTTACGGAGTAATATCAACTATACAGTTGAGAAAGATAAAAAGGATCAGAAGATCTATTTTAAAGACCGGTTAGGCCGTGATATGTATTCATATGAAGAGGATAGGCCGTTAAACTGGAAAATATTATCTGAGACCACAAAAATAGGAGACTATAAGGTTCAAAAGGCAGAGACCGATTTTGGGGGAAGAAAATGGACAGCCTGGTTTACTACAGATCTTCCATATCAGGATGGGCCTTATAAATTCAGCGGACTTCCAGGCCTTATTATAAAAGTAGAAGATGATCTTGGTGATTACTCTTTTGATTTGATGAAGAATTATAAAATCGCTGCTTTCCCTACGATGAATCAGTTTGGAAATACCATTAAGGTTAAAAGGACAGATTATATCAAACAGCAGAAAAAGTTCTATGCAGATCCGGCATCGTTCATGACACAGGGCGGTGGAGGTTTTGCCCAAACCAGAATTGGGGGAGGAGGAATATCCGGACCAAGAGGGAATGGAGGTGGAAATCCTGTCGATTTCCGAAAAAGAATGGAGGAGAGAGTTAAGGACGACGCAAAGAAAAATAGTAATCCAATCGAACTGCAATAAAAAAACAGCCTGAAGAATTTCTTCAGGCTGTTTTTTAGAGTATAGTTGTTACTTTAAAAGTTGATTAAATGTATCTCCTTGTCTGATATCCCCGGTATTATAACCTTTCATAAACCATTCCTTACGTTGGGCAGATGATCCATGAGTAAAACTTTCCTGATTAACATATCCCTGGGATCTTTTTTGAATATTGTCGTCACCAACAGCCTGAGCAGCTTCTATCGCAGAGTCGATATCTCCCGGTTCCAGAATATGCCTTTCCTGATCTATGTTTTTCGCCCAGACTCCAGCGTAAAAATCGGCCTGCAATTCAGTAGCGACTGATACTCTGTTCATATCCGCTTCCGAATATCTT
The sequence above is drawn from the Chryseobacterium daecheongense genome and encodes:
- a CDS encoding GLPGLI family protein, translated to MKKIGIIVLILCMQITFAQVNRFVYQVTMKSDATNKNDVKTENAYLDISQDKSVFYSENRIKRDSIIQNTFQSGGARGFNRDQMESLRSNINYTVEKDKKDQKIYFKDRLGRDMYSYEEDRPLNWKILSETTKIGDYKVQKAETDFGGRKWTAWFTTDLPYQDGPYKFSGLPGLIIKVEDDLGDYSFDLMKNYKIAAFPTMNQFGNTIKVKRTDYIKQQKKFYADPASFMTQGGGGFAQTRIGGGGISGPRGNGGGNPVDFRKRMEERVKDDAKKNSNPIELQ